The following proteins are co-located in the Phragmites australis chromosome 10, lpPhrAust1.1, whole genome shotgun sequence genome:
- the LOC133930320 gene encoding phosphate transporter PHO1-3-like, with amino-acid sequence MNTTAHSHAHISTPHPMTSLETLTTHHSRALHCYSLRSPGPEEAGEPIMVKFSKQFEGQLVPEWKEAFVDYWQLKKDIKKLQAVAAAAVASPSLCQTPTAAHWVMRLPFLHPHGHHKEPDAIQVHRKLAIDGSGDGAVAGEVYGTEVVDGGFADTEAAGAFFERLDQQLNKVNRFYERKEGEFLERGESLRRQLQILVELKAAVTEQQRARQCGGSSAGSADAEDTSVSCSILHGEKSLRGIAEQEQEGDEKLTKDVFTKSTDEGGEGQLAISQNLGGSGRLAKPREEPASKLRTLSGRVVTCQGRSVRINIPVTTPSRTVTAIRELLFEDMLSQSKRIDTQGGDGNEKLSINKKKVHQAEKMIRGALVELYKGLAYLRTYRSLNMMAFVKIMKKFDKVTAKEVQPIYLKVVESSYFNSSDKAIRLMDDVEELFVSHFTEGDKRKAMKYLKPNQKEESHATTFFIGLCTGGFVALFIGYCIMAHIAGMYTQQSNKVYMSTSYPVLSMFSLFFLHLFLYGCNIFMWRKTRINYTFIFEFAPTKELKYRDVFLICATSMTIVVGVMFAHLTLIVKGYSSCAVQAIPGALLLVFLLILVCPFNIIYRSSRYHFLRVIRNIILTPFYKVVMVDFFMADQLCSQVPMLRSLEYLACYYISSSYRTQDYGYCTRVKHFRDLAYAVSFLPYYWRAMQCARRWFDEGDINHIVNLGKYVSAMLAAGTKVAYENNNSAGWLSLVVIVSSIATMYQLYWDLVKDWGLLQFNSKNTWLRNDLILKQKYIYFLSMGLNLVLRLAWLQTVIHPNIGSLDSRVTLFFLAALEVIRRGHWNFYRLENEHLNNAGKFRAVKLVPLPFHEVEED; translated from the exons ATGAACACTACTGCACACTCCCATGCACATATAAGTACACCCCACCCCATGACCTCCCTTGAGACACTCACCACACACCACAGCAGAGCACTGCACTGCTACTCGCTCAGGTCTCCAGGGCCGGAGGAAGCAGGAGAGCCAATAATGGTGAAGTTCTCCAAGCAGTTTGAGGGCCAGCTTGTGCCGGAATGGAAGGAGGCCTTCGTGGACTACTGGCAGCTCAAGAAGGACATCAAGAAGCTGCAAGCTGTCGCGGCCGCTGCGGTTGCATCGCCGTCGCTGTGCCAGACGCCAACGGCAGCTCACTGGGTGATGAGGCTGCCGTTCCTCCACCCCCATGGGCACCACAAGGAGCCTGATGCCATCCAG GTGCACAGGAAACTGGCAATCGACGGGAGCGGCGACGGTGCGGTGGCCGGGGAGGTGTACGGGACAGAGGTGGTGGACGGCGGGTTCGCGGACACCGAGGCTGCGGGGGCGTTCTTCGAGAGGCTGGACCAGCAGCTGAACAAGGTGAACCGGTTCTACGAGAGGAAGGAGGGGGAATTCCTGGAACGCGGCGAGTCGCTCAGGCGGCAGCTGCAGATCCTCGTCGAGCTCAAGGCTGCCGTCACGGAGCAGCAGCGGGCGCGGCAGTGTGGCGGGTCATCGGCGGGGAGCGCCGACGCGGAAGATACCTCCGTTTCTTGCTCCATCCTGCATG GAGAGAAATCTCTTAGGGGAATTGcagagcaagaacaagaaggcGACGAAAAGCTCACCAAAGATGTTTTCACCAAGAGCACTGATGAAGGAGGGGAGGGCCAGCTCGCCATCTCTCAAAACCTTGGTGGCTCAGGGAGGCTTGCCAAGCCAAGAGAAGAACCTGCCAGCAAGCTGAGGACACTCTCAGGGAGGGTGGTCACCTGCCAGGGTAGGAGTGTGAGGATCAACATCCCGGTCACCACGCCGTCGAGGACTGTCACTGCTATACGAGAGCTTCTGTTTGAGGACATGCTAAGCCAGTCGAAGAGGATTGACACACAAGGTGGCGATGGCAATGAGAAGCTGAGCATCAACAAGAAGAAGGTGCACCAGGCAGAGAAGATGATCAGAGGTGCTCTGGTTGAGCTGTACAAGGGATTGGCGTACCTCAGGACGTACCG GAGCTTGAACATGATGGCCTTTGTGAAGATCatgaagaaatttgacaag GTTACAGCAAAGGAAGTGCAACCAATTTACCTGAAAGTAGTGGAGAGCTCCTACTTCAATAGCTCTGACAAG GCAATCAGGCTAATGGACGATGTCGAGGAGCTGTTTGTGAGTCATTTCACTGAAGGTGATAAACGGAAAGCAATGAAGTATCTGAAGCCAAATCAGAAGGAAGAATCACACGCTACCACATTTTTCATTG GGCTATGCACTGGTGGCTTCGTGGCATTATTCATCGGTTACTGTATCATGGCACACATCGCTGGGATGTACACTCAGCAATCAAACAAGGTGTACATGTCAACATCCTATCCCGTCCTTAG CATGTTCAGCCTCTTCTTTCtgcacctcttcctctatgGATGCAACATCTTCATGTGGAGAAAGACACGCATAAACTACACATTCATATTTGAATTCGCGCCTACTAAAGAGCTCAAGTACCGCGACGTGTTCTTGATATGTGCTACTTCCATGACAATTGTTGTCGGTGTAATGTTTGCACACCTAACACTCATTGTGAAAGGATATTCTTCATGTGCGGTCCAAGCAATACCAGGAGCCCTACTTTTG GTGTTCTTGTTAATATTAGTTTGTCCTTTCAACATCATTTACCGATCAAGTCGTTATCACTTCCTAAGAGTGATCAGGAACATCATTCTGACCCCCTTTTACAAG GTTGTCATGGTTGATTTCTTCATGGCTGATCAGCTCTGCAGTCAG GTACCGATGCTTAGGAGCCTGGAGTATTTGGCATGCTACTACATAAGCAGCAGCTACAGGACACAAGACTATGGCTACTGCACAAGAGTCAAACATTTTAGAGACTTGGCTTATGCCGTATCCTTCCTGCCTTACTACTGGAGAGCCATGCAG TGTGCAAGGAGATGGTTTGACGAAGGGGACATAAACCATATTGTCAACCTTGGGAAGTATGTGTCAGCGATGCTTGCTGCAGGAACAAAAGTGGCATATGAAAATAATAACAGTGCAGGATGGTTGTCACTTGTCGTCATTGTATCCAGTATTGCAACTATGTACCAATTGTACTGGGACTTAGTCAAGGATTGGGGTCTTCTGCAGTTCAACTCCAAGAACACTTGGCTTCGTAACGATCTGATACTTAAACAAAAATACATTTATTTCTTATCCATG GGTCTGAACCTTGTCTTGAGGCTTGCTTGGCTTCAGACTGTCATCCACCCTAACATTGGAAGCCTGGATTCTAGAGTAACTCTGTTCTTTTTAGCAGCTCTTGAGGTGATTCGACGAGGTCACTGGAACTTCTACAG GCTGGAGAACGAGCACCTAAACAATGCAGGGAAGTTCAGAGCTGTGAAGCTAGTTCCACTTCCTTTTCATGAAGTggaagaagactaa